From one Longimicrobiales bacterium genomic stretch:
- a CDS encoding cold-shock protein encodes MRTRGTVKWFNDTKGFGFITPEDGSKDCFVHHSAIQGSGFRSLAEGDQVEFDLVQEAKGPKAENVSKV; translated from the coding sequence ATGCGTACACGTGGCACCGTGAAGTGGTTCAACGACACCAAGGGCTTCGGCTTCATCACGCCGGAGGACGGCTCGAAGGACTGCTTCGTCCACCACAGCGCGATCCAGGGCTCGGGCTTCCGCTCGCTGGCCGAGGGTGATCAGGTCGAGTTCGATCTCGTCCAGGAGGCCAAGGGCCCCAAGGCCGAGAACGTCTCCAAGGTCTGA
- the infC gene encoding translation initiation factor IF-3 codes for MATNAKTRVNTMIRISPVRLITEDGEQHGIVPLDQAQEAAEAAGLDLVEVAPNARPPVVRVMDWGKFQFEQQKRARESRKKQHTVDVKEVKLRPRTDEHDLEFKLRNARRFLARGMTVKVTVRFRGPELRRPETGQQVLDTVAEELAEVAHVESRSRVLEGRQLTMMLAPTG; via the coding sequence ATCGCCACCAACGCGAAGACCCGAGTCAACACCATGATCCGCATCAGTCCCGTGCGCCTGATCACCGAGGACGGTGAGCAGCACGGCATCGTGCCGCTCGACCAGGCGCAGGAGGCCGCCGAAGCCGCGGGACTCGACCTCGTCGAGGTCGCTCCCAACGCACGCCCTCCCGTCGTCCGCGTCATGGACTGGGGCAAGTTCCAGTTCGAGCAGCAGAAGCGGGCGCGCGAATCCAGGAAGAAACAGCACACCGTCGACGTGAAGGAAGTGAAGCTGCGCCCGCGCACCGACGAGCACGACCTCGAGTTCAAGCTGCGCAATGCGCGCCGCTTCCTCGCCAGGGGAATGACCGTGAAGGTGACCGTACGCTTCCGCGGGCCGGAGCTGCGTCGCCCCGAGACGGGCCAGCAGGTGCTCGACACGGTGGCCGAGGAGCTCGCCGAGGTCGCGCACGTGGAAAGCCGCTCGCGCGTGCTGGAAGGCCGCCAGCTCACGATGATGCTGGCCCCGACCGGGTGA